A region of Aquila chrysaetos chrysaetos chromosome 13, bAquChr1.4, whole genome shotgun sequence DNA encodes the following proteins:
- the LOC115349815 gene encoding translation initiation factor IF-2-like, producing MLCAELGRVLRLRRLPAPPASQIICSCREARVALPRRLPELPVGTNRGCSWKGPDEEGQQAGESWVTPARHRLETACKVPAPPLFREAPKSPAKVAGSVTAPQPAPGLSAPPTPDGASRGHGTVPRPAGRAGPGSSHPSLPAGSAGRAVFSSPSAFQVFPLPSSPFHSLSVGKRKKKKKKKKEPIKAAVLGRALPPAQFCEPYLAPALLETAPQGWGEKGTCFGWRDQPSVRGPSILRTLTARSASPGWDLRYEKSRGSGGVGGCLLVCTGSEPGVGGSAGCRGGGCHLCRRWLVPAKFFGAPQIGCRLAELPCACGSGAAGGPGGAAVLWGPPARCVAAGVGGTRGTAGPGLC from the coding sequence ATGTTGTGTGCTGAGCTCGGGCGGGTGCTTCGCCTTCGCCGCTTGCCTGCTCCGCCCGCCTCGCAGATAATTTGCAGCTGTAGAGAGGCCCGCGTCGCTCTCCCTCGACGGCTGCCGGAGCTCCCGGTGGGAACTAacaggggctgcagctggaaagGACCCGACGAGGAGGGACAACAAGCTGGAGAAAGTTGGGTTACTCCTGCCAGACACCGGCTGGAAACCGCTTGCAAGGTCCCTGCCCCACCGCTTTTTCGTGAAGCGCCAAAATCTCCTGCGAAAGTTGCCGGGAGCGTCACGGCTCCCCAGCCGGCCCCGGGGCTCTCCGCTCCGCCGACCCCCGACGGGGCGTCCAGGGGGCACGGTACGGTACCGCGCCCGGCCGGCCGGGCTGGCCCGGGGTCGTCTcacccctccctgcctgccggCTCTGCTGGGCGCGCcgtgttttcttccccttcgGCTTTCCaggtttttcccctcccctcttcaCCATTTCATTCCCTTTcggtgggaaaaagaaaaaaaaaaaaaaaaaaaaaaaaggagccaaTTAAAGCAGCCGTGCTCGGAAGagccctgcctcctgcccaaTTCTGCGAGCCTTACCTCGCCCCGGCCCTATTAGAGACAGCaccgcagggctggggagaaaaagggacTTGCTTCGGGTGGAGAGATCAGCCGTCAGTCCGGGGTCCCTCCATCCTCAGGACACTCACGGCAAGGTCGGCTTCTCCCGGGTGGGACCTGAGATACGAAAAGTCCAGGGGtagcgggggggtgggggggtgccTCCTGGTTTGCACGGGCAGCGagccgggggtggggggcagcgcaggttgccggggggggggatgtcacCTGTGCCGGCGCTGGCTGGTGCCAGCAAAGTTTTTCGGGGCCCCCCAGATCGGTTGCAGGCTGGCGGAGCTGCCTTGTGCATGCGGCTCGGGAGCGGCGGGGGGCCCCGGTGGGGCGGCCGTGCTGTGGGGGCCCCCAGCCCGGTGCGTGGCTGCGGGGGTCGGCGGTACCCGTGGGACTGCCGGCCCCGGGCTGTGCTGA